One Ananas comosus cultivar F153 linkage group 23, ASM154086v1, whole genome shotgun sequence genomic window carries:
- the LOC109728388 gene encoding ubiquitin-like-specific protease ESD4 produces the protein MSHKDVVLVINLYLELLKERERSQPNKFLKCQFFNTFFNKKLISGSNGYDFKAVRRWTTQRKLGYSLIECDKIFVPIHKEIHWCLAVVDVKDKKFQYLDSLGGIDIMVLRVLARYLMDEVKDKNAKQIDTSSWKQEVVDNLPLQKNGWDCGMFMLKYADFYSRGLSLSFKQDDMTYFRRRTAKEILQLRAE, from the exons ATGTCACATAAAGACGTTGTTCTG GTCATAAATTTGTACCTGGAACTattgaaggagagagaaagaagccaACCAAACAAGTTTCTAAAGTGCCAGTTTTTTAATACTTTCTTCAATAAAAAG CTGATTAGTGGGAGCAATGGCTATGACTTCAAGGCGGTAAGAAGGTGGACGACACAAAGGAAATTAGGTTACAGCCTTATTGAGTGTGACAAa ATATTTGTTCCCATTCACAAGGAGATACATTGGTGTTTAGCAGTTGTCGATGTTAAGGATAAGAAGTTTCAATATCTTGATTCACTTGGTGGCATTGACATAATGGTGCTGAGAGTTTTG GCAAGATACTTGATGGATGAAGTGAAGGACAAGAATGCAAAACAGATTGACACATCTTCATGGAAACAAGAAGTTGTTGATAACCTTCCTTTACAGAAGAATGG GTGGGACTGTGGGATGTTCATGCTCAAATATGCGGACTTCTATAGTAGAGGCTTGAGCCTCAGTTTTAAGCAG GACGACATGACATATTTCCGAAGGAGAACTGCAAAGGAGATTCTGCAGTTGAGAGCTGAATGA